One Serratia liquefaciens genomic window, CTTTTCAGAGAAGTGAATCATGACCCGTAAAGCCATTTATCCCGGTACTTTCGATCCCATGACTAACGGTCACCTGGACTTGGTGACTCGTGCATCTTTGATGTTCGATCACGTCATCCTGGCCATTGCCGCCAGCCCGAGCAAAAAGCCGCTGTTCACGCTGGATGAGCGCGTAGCCTTGGCCAGCCAGGTGACGTCGCACCTGGATAACGTGGAAGTGCTGGGGTTCAGTGAACTGATGGCGCACTTTGCCGCCCATCAGAATGCCAATATTCTGGTACGCGGCTTGCGTGCGGTATCTGATTTTGAATATGAATTGCAGTTGGCGAACATGAACCGCCATTTAATGCCG contains:
- the coaD gene encoding pantetheine-phosphate adenylyltransferase; protein product: MTRKAIYPGTFDPMTNGHLDLVTRASLMFDHVILAIAASPSKKPLFTLDERVALASQVTSHLDNVEVLGFSELMAHFAAHQNANILVRGLRAVSDFEYELQLANMNRHLMPTLESVFLMPSEEWSFISSTLVKEVARHGGDISPFLPAVVTQALFEKLAEH